A single Balaenoptera ricei isolate mBalRic1 chromosome 13, mBalRic1.hap2, whole genome shotgun sequence DNA region contains:
- the MTLN gene encoding mitoregulin translates to MANVSERTLQLSVLVAFASGVLVGWQAHRLRRRYLDWRKKRLQDKLAATQKKLDLA, encoded by the coding sequence ATGGCGAACGTGTCCGAGAGGACGTTGCAGCTGTCCGTGCTGGTGGCCTTCGCCTCCGGAGTGCTCGTGGGCTGGCAGGCACACCGGCTGCGGCGGCGCTACCTGGACTGGAGAAAGAAGAGGCTGCAAGATAAGCTGGCGGCGACGCAGAAGAAGCTGGACCTGGCCTGA